In one window of Burkholderia cenocepacia DNA:
- a CDS encoding Bcr/CflA family multidrug efflux MFS transporter — protein sequence MSHVVRRRPDARLILLLGALAACGPIATDMYLPSLPSIAAGFSVSAGAAQRTLTSFMAGFSIGMLLYGPLSDTWGRRPVLLGGIALFTLASIGCFVAGSIDMLIVVRFLQALGAGAASVLARAIARDAHEPSDAAKVLSMVAIVTAVGPLLAPLIGGQILRFSGWRGVFVVLAVFGALCATTAYLRVPETWPKERRKSAAVLASFASYGRILSDPVAWGHMLCGGMAFASMFSYITATPFVYIEYFHVSPQHYGLLFGLNVVGIMIGNFANTRLVGRIGSLRIIAAASLVSCIASLAVAFVALTGLGGLWSIVVCLFFVVGVVGILSANCTTDLMHRYPHNAGASAAVFGAMQLALGALASVAIGALADGTPFAMGVTIGVTGVLCFVGRYLVLRWHGRPVKAGA from the coding sequence ATGTCCCACGTCGTCCGGCGCCGGCCCGATGCCCGGCTGATCCTGTTGCTCGGCGCGCTCGCGGCCTGCGGGCCGATCGCCACCGACATGTACCTGCCGAGCCTGCCGTCGATCGCCGCGGGCTTCTCCGTCAGCGCCGGCGCCGCGCAGCGCACGCTGACGAGCTTCATGGCCGGTTTCTCGATCGGCATGCTGCTGTACGGCCCGCTGTCCGACACGTGGGGCCGCCGCCCCGTGCTGCTCGGCGGGATCGCGCTGTTCACGCTCGCGAGTATCGGCTGCTTCGTGGCGGGTTCGATCGACATGCTGATCGTCGTGCGCTTTTTGCAGGCGCTCGGCGCCGGCGCCGCGTCGGTGCTCGCGCGGGCGATCGCGCGCGACGCGCACGAGCCGAGCGACGCGGCGAAGGTACTGTCGATGGTCGCGATCGTCACCGCGGTCGGGCCGCTGCTCGCGCCGCTGATCGGCGGCCAGATCCTGCGTTTCTCCGGCTGGCGCGGCGTGTTCGTCGTGCTGGCCGTGTTCGGCGCGCTCTGCGCGACGACCGCGTACCTGCGCGTGCCCGAAACCTGGCCGAAGGAGCGGCGCAAGAGCGCGGCCGTGCTCGCGTCGTTCGCGTCGTACGGGCGCATCCTGTCCGACCCCGTCGCATGGGGGCACATGCTGTGCGGCGGGATGGCGTTCGCGTCAATGTTCTCGTACATCACCGCGACGCCGTTCGTGTACATCGAGTATTTCCACGTGTCGCCGCAGCACTACGGGCTGCTGTTCGGCCTGAACGTCGTCGGGATCATGATCGGCAACTTCGCGAATACGCGCCTCGTCGGCCGTATCGGTTCGCTGCGCATCATCGCGGCCGCGTCGCTCGTGAGCTGCATCGCGTCGCTCGCGGTCGCGTTCGTCGCGCTGACCGGGTTGGGCGGGCTGTGGTCGATCGTCGTGTGCCTGTTCTTCGTCGTCGGCGTGGTCGGGATCCTGTCCGCGAACTGCACGACCGACCTGATGCATCGCTATCCGCACAACGCGGGCGCGTCGGCGGCCGTGTTCGGCGCGATGCAGCTCGCGCTCGGCGCGCTGGCGAGCGTTGCGATCGGTGCACTCGCGGACGGCACGCCGTTCGCGATGGGCGTGACGATTGGCGTGACCGGCGTGCTGTGCTTCGTCGGGCGCTATCTGGTGCTGCGCTGGCACGGGCGGCCGGTGAAGGCGGGCGCCTGA
- a CDS encoding type VI secretion system amidase immunity protein Tai4 produces MVLAECTATAYRNEPSAAMDARSSASALKDWTDFDLERNPDAGKSLVNRFLARDCRNPVVESEIKGVRFDFLKCLDLYHSQELETEVGRFVTNPKRSYRLDNRSPDRSK; encoded by the coding sequence ATGGTGCTCGCCGAATGCACCGCGACCGCTTATCGGAATGAGCCGTCCGCTGCGATGGACGCGAGAAGCAGCGCCAGTGCACTAAAGGATTGGACCGACTTCGATCTGGAGCGGAACCCCGACGCGGGCAAATCGCTGGTCAATCGTTTTCTTGCTCGCGACTGTCGCAATCCGGTCGTCGAATCTGAAATCAAGGGTGTGAGATTCGATTTTTTAAAATGCCTGGATCTGTATCACAGCCAGGAACTCGAGACCGAAGTCGGGCGATTCGTAACCAACCCGAAGCGCAGCTATCGACTCGACAATCGCTCGCCAGACCGTTCCAAGTGA
- a CDS encoding DUF1493 family protein has translation MSQFTWNEFEDFVRREAGVSPKKILTKSHAIEGDLDITGDDAVEFMERFFDKFPVQVGDFEFNRYFSGEGFSLIEVARMVFSRKRREKYDKVPLTLGMLYQAILDGEWSNQRLESLPR, from the coding sequence ATGAGCCAGTTTACATGGAACGAGTTTGAGGATTTTGTGAGAAGGGAGGCCGGTGTTAGTCCCAAAAAAATTCTCACAAAAAGTCATGCCATCGAAGGTGATTTGGATATCACTGGCGACGATGCGGTCGAATTTATGGAGCGCTTCTTCGATAAATTTCCGGTGCAAGTTGGAGATTTTGAGTTCAATCGCTACTTCTCAGGAGAGGGCTTTAGCTTGATTGAAGTGGCGCGGATGGTTTTCTCCAGAAAACGCCGAGAAAAATATGACAAAGTGCCACTGACTCTGGGCATGCTCTATCAGGCTATTTTGGATGGAGAGTGGAGCAATCAGCGCTTGGAAAGCCTACCGCGCTGA
- a CDS encoding STM2901 family protein has translation MNNTYAFGAHRDLTPMELFFLVFIDETCKELGVDDVAAVVAIVAGQNWMPTRAKPFGTTPGTSVASILSRKYLNYDLKKKILPTLTNASVKRLKFILVRNIGVFVGRAVPVVGWVIAAKDVTMISIRSVSRYNALVKPEDKVF, from the coding sequence ATGAACAACACCTATGCGTTTGGTGCACATCGAGATCTCACGCCGATGGAGCTGTTTTTCCTTGTCTTTATCGATGAGACATGCAAGGAGCTTGGTGTTGACGATGTAGCAGCAGTGGTTGCCATTGTGGCCGGTCAAAATTGGATGCCAACACGAGCGAAGCCCTTTGGTACCACGCCGGGTACTTCTGTTGCGTCGATATTGAGTCGCAAGTATCTGAACTACGATTTGAAGAAGAAGATCCTCCCAACGCTGACCAATGCCAGCGTCAAGCGCTTGAAGTTCATTCTGGTAAGAAACATTGGGGTTTTCGTTGGGCGCGCGGTTCCTGTCGTTGGCTGGGTCATTGCTGCCAAGGATGTCACGATGATCAGCATTCGTTCCGTGTCGCGCTATAACGCGCTTGTTAAGCCTGAGGACAAGGTGTTCTGA
- a CDS encoding bifunctional transcriptional regulator/glucokinase, with amino-acid sequence MSTGAQSKAVVAGQHADGPRLLADVGGTNARFALETGPGEITQIRVYPGADYPTITDAIRKYLKDVKISRVNHAAIAIANPVDGDQVTMTNHDWSFSIEATRRALGFDTLLVVNDFTALAMALPGLTDAQRVQVGGGARRQNSVIGLLGPGTGLGVSGLIPADDRWIALGSEGGHASFAPQDEREDLVLQYARKKFPHVSFERVCAGPGMEIIYRALAARDKKRVAATVDTVEIVERAHAGDALALETVECFCGILGAFAGSVALTLGALGGVYIGGGVALKLGELFTRSSFRARFEAKGRFTHYLENIPTYLITAEYPAFLGVSAILAEQLSNRSGGASSAVFERIRQMRDALTPAERRVADLALNHPRSIINDPIVDIARKADVSQPTVIRFCRSLGCQGLSDFKLKLATGLTGTIPMSHSQVHLGDTATDFGAKVLDNTVSAILQLREHLNFEHVENAIEILNGARRIEFYGLGNSNIVAQDAHYKFFRFGIPTIAYGDLYMQAAPAALLGKGDVIVAVSKSGRAPELLRVLDVAMQAGAKVIAITSSNTPLAKRATVALETDHIEMRESQLSMISRILHLLMIDILAVGVAIRRASTNGELPEAVAQAKARASDDETADVLDWLSHGASPAAKDVARD; translated from the coding sequence ATGTCTACTGGTGCGCAAAGTAAGGCGGTCGTCGCGGGTCAGCATGCCGACGGCCCGCGCCTGCTCGCGGACGTCGGCGGCACCAACGCGCGCTTCGCGCTGGAAACCGGCCCCGGCGAGATCACGCAGATCCGCGTGTATCCCGGCGCCGACTATCCGACGATCACCGACGCGATCCGCAAGTATCTGAAGGATGTGAAGATCAGCCGCGTGAACCACGCGGCGATCGCGATCGCGAACCCGGTCGACGGCGACCAGGTCACGATGACCAACCACGACTGGAGCTTCTCGATCGAGGCGACGCGCCGCGCGCTCGGCTTCGACACGCTGCTGGTCGTCAACGACTTCACCGCGCTCGCGATGGCGCTGCCGGGCCTGACCGATGCCCAGCGCGTGCAGGTCGGCGGCGGCGCGCGTCGCCAGAACAGCGTGATCGGCCTGCTCGGGCCCGGTACCGGGCTCGGCGTGTCGGGGTTGATCCCGGCCGACGACCGCTGGATCGCGCTCGGCAGCGAAGGCGGCCACGCGTCGTTCGCGCCGCAGGACGAGCGCGAGGATCTGGTGCTGCAATACGCGCGCAAGAAGTTTCCGCACGTGTCGTTCGAACGCGTGTGCGCGGGCCCCGGCATGGAAATCATCTATCGTGCGCTCGCCGCGCGCGACAAGAAGCGCGTCGCCGCGACCGTCGACACGGTCGAGATCGTCGAGCGCGCGCATGCCGGCGACGCGCTCGCGCTCGAAACGGTCGAATGCTTCTGCGGGATTCTCGGCGCGTTTGCGGGCAGCGTCGCGCTGACGCTCGGCGCGCTCGGCGGCGTGTACATCGGCGGCGGCGTCGCGCTGAAGCTGGGCGAGCTGTTCACGCGCTCGTCGTTCCGCGCGCGCTTCGAGGCGAAGGGCCGCTTCACGCACTATCTCGAGAATATTCCGACCTACCTGATCACCGCCGAATACCCGGCGTTCCTCGGCGTATCGGCGATTCTCGCGGAGCAGTTGTCGAACCGTTCCGGCGGTGCGTCGTCGGCCGTGTTCGAGCGAATCCGCCAGATGCGCGACGCGCTGACGCCGGCCGAGCGCCGCGTCGCCGATCTCGCGCTGAACCATCCACGCTCGATCATCAACGATCCGATCGTCGACATCGCGCGCAAGGCCGACGTGAGCCAGCCGACCGTGATCCGCTTCTGCCGTTCGCTCGGCTGCCAGGGGCTGTCGGACTTCAAGCTGAAGCTCGCCACCGGCCTCACCGGCACGATCCCGATGAGCCACAGCCAGGTGCATCTCGGCGATACGGCCACCGACTTCGGCGCGAAGGTGCTCGACAACACGGTGTCCGCGATCCTGCAACTGCGCGAGCACCTGAATTTCGAGCACGTCGAGAACGCGATCGAGATCCTGAACGGCGCGCGCCGCATCGAGTTCTACGGGCTCGGCAACTCGAACATCGTCGCGCAGGACGCGCACTACAAGTTCTTCCGCTTCGGCATCCCGACGATCGCGTACGGCGACCTGTACATGCAGGCCGCGCCGGCCGCGCTGCTCGGCAAGGGCGACGTGATCGTCGCGGTGTCGAAGTCGGGCCGCGCGCCCGAGCTGCTGCGCGTGCTCGACGTCGCGATGCAGGCCGGCGCGAAGGTGATCGCGATCACGTCGAGCAACACGCCGCTCGCGAAGCGCGCGACCGTCGCGCTCGAGACCGACCACATCGAGATGCGCGAGTCGCAGTTGTCGATGATCTCGCGAATCCTGCATCTGCTGATGATCGACATCCTCGCGGTCGGCGTCGCGATCCGTCGCGCGTCGACGAACGGCGAACTGCCCGAAGCCGTCGCGCAGGCGAAAGCGCGCGCCAGCGACGACGAAACGGCCGACGTGCTCGACTGGCTGAGCCACGGCGCGTCGCCGGCGGCGAAGGACGTCGCGCGGGACTGA
- the pgl gene encoding 6-phosphogluconolactonase, which yields MIEIHAFDTQEAQSEALARAVGDALRAALAGPARPTLAVSGGTSPRPFLHTLSHAALGWAGVDVTLVDDRWVPDDDAASNAQLVRDTLLQRAAAPARFLPLVDTRSTLDAHVAALNANPDYRVPTVAVLGMGEDGHTASIFADAPEWDHAITTSERFVAVHPGAAPHARVSYSLDALKRVDRLFLLIAGARKRDVLDAAAASLQKNAISQLANDKGTQLDVYWCAK from the coding sequence GTGATCGAGATCCACGCTTTCGACACCCAGGAAGCGCAAAGCGAAGCGCTCGCGCGCGCCGTCGGCGATGCGCTGCGCGCGGCGCTCGCCGGCCCCGCGCGCCCGACGCTCGCGGTGTCCGGCGGCACCAGCCCGCGCCCGTTCCTGCATACGCTGTCGCACGCGGCGCTCGGCTGGGCCGGCGTCGACGTCACGCTGGTCGACGACCGCTGGGTGCCGGACGACGACGCGGCCAGCAACGCGCAACTCGTGCGCGACACGCTGCTGCAGCGCGCGGCGGCCCCTGCCCGCTTCCTGCCGCTCGTCGACACGCGCAGCACGCTCGACGCGCACGTCGCCGCGTTGAACGCGAACCCCGACTACCGCGTGCCGACCGTCGCCGTGCTCGGCATGGGCGAGGACGGCCACACCGCGTCGATCTTCGCCGACGCGCCCGAATGGGACCACGCGATCACGACGTCCGAGCGGTTCGTCGCCGTGCATCCGGGCGCGGCGCCCCATGCACGCGTGAGCTATTCGCTCGATGCGCTCAAGCGCGTCGACCGGCTGTTCCTGCTGATCGCGGGCGCCCGCAAACGCGACGTGCTCGACGCCGCGGCCGCGTCGCTGCAGAAGAACGCGATTTCCCAACTGGCCAACGACAAGGGGACCCAGCTCGATGTCTACTGGTGCGCAAAGTAA
- the zwf gene encoding glucose-6-phosphate dehydrogenase: protein MHTDSSFTFVLFGGTGDLSMRKILPALFEAHRANMLADGGRIVAVARHESDRAGYLEWVDTHVKPHAAKAAGNAFDDAAWKSFLDRIEYVKLDLGRAEDYVVLRDAIASLPGIRVFYLATGPSLFVPICKALASVGLNEGSRIVLEKPLGYDLKSSNAINDAVGEIFAEGQIYRIDHYLGKEPVQNLLALRFGNALFEPLWRREWVESIQITIAEELGVEARGDFYDNTGALRDMVQNHLLQLLSIVAMEPPHSMDSDSVRDEKLRVLRALKPIDPRDIGKVAVRGQYHAGVIKGAQVPAYATEPGVKPDSQTETFVALKVEIENWRWAGVPFFLRTGKRLADRVAEIVVNFRPVPHSALGPTALRPGSNRLVIRLQPNETIRLYCLAKQPGEGMNLASVHLDLAFDQFFKEGQMEAYQRLLLDVINGRLALFVRRDEQEAAWQWVEPILNEWARTLKPPKPYAAGTWGPAASSAMLAQHDTCWLEEEN, encoded by the coding sequence ATGCATACCGATTCCAGCTTTACCTTCGTACTTTTCGGCGGCACCGGCGATTTGTCGATGCGCAAGATCCTGCCCGCGCTGTTCGAAGCGCACCGTGCGAACATGCTGGCGGACGGCGGTCGGATCGTGGCCGTCGCACGACACGAATCGGATCGGGCGGGCTATCTCGAATGGGTCGACACGCACGTGAAGCCGCATGCGGCGAAGGCGGCCGGCAACGCGTTCGACGACGCGGCGTGGAAGTCGTTTCTCGACCGCATCGAGTACGTGAAGCTCGATCTCGGCCGTGCGGAGGACTACGTCGTGCTGCGCGACGCGATCGCATCGCTGCCCGGCATCCGCGTGTTCTATCTCGCGACCGGCCCGTCGCTGTTCGTGCCGATCTGCAAGGCGCTCGCGTCGGTCGGCCTGAACGAAGGCTCGCGCATCGTGCTCGAGAAGCCGCTCGGCTACGACCTGAAGTCGTCCAACGCGATCAATGACGCGGTCGGCGAGATTTTCGCGGAAGGCCAGATCTACCGGATCGACCACTACCTCGGCAAGGAGCCGGTACAGAACCTGCTCGCGCTGCGCTTCGGCAATGCGCTGTTCGAGCCGCTGTGGCGCCGCGAATGGGTCGAGAGCATCCAGATCACGATCGCGGAAGAGCTCGGCGTCGAGGCGCGCGGCGATTTCTACGACAATACGGGCGCGCTGCGCGACATGGTGCAGAACCACCTGCTGCAGTTGCTGTCGATCGTCGCGATGGAGCCGCCGCACTCGATGGATTCCGACTCGGTACGCGACGAGAAGCTGCGCGTGCTGCGCGCGCTGAAGCCGATCGATCCGCGCGACATCGGCAAGGTCGCGGTGCGCGGCCAGTATCATGCGGGCGTGATCAAGGGCGCGCAGGTGCCGGCCTACGCGACCGAGCCGGGCGTGAAGCCCGACAGCCAGACCGAAACCTTCGTCGCGCTGAAGGTCGAGATCGAGAACTGGCGCTGGGCCGGCGTGCCGTTCTTCCTGCGCACCGGCAAGCGTCTGGCCGACCGCGTCGCGGAGATCGTCGTCAACTTCCGCCCGGTGCCGCACTCGGCGCTCGGGCCGACCGCGCTGCGCCCCGGTTCGAACCGTCTCGTGATCCGGCTGCAGCCGAACGAGACGATCCGCCTGTACTGCCTCGCGAAACAGCCGGGCGAAGGAATGAACCTCGCGAGCGTGCACCTCGACCTCGCGTTCGACCAGTTCTTCAAGGAAGGGCAGATGGAGGCGTACCAGCGCCTGCTGCTCGACGTGATCAACGGCCGGCTCGCCCTGTTCGTGCGTCGCGACGAACAGGAAGCCGCATGGCAATGGGTCGAGCCGATCCTGAACGAATGGGCGCGCACGCTCAAGCCGCCGAAGCCGTACGCGGCGGGCACGTGGGGGCCGGCCGCGTCGAGCGCGATGCTCGCGCAGCACGACACCTGCTGGCTCGAAGAAGAAAACTGA
- a CDS encoding ABC transporter substrate-binding protein, which yields MKVRSIMGALCAAGLMAGAVAAQAAENVTVLHWWTSGGESKAVGVLKDDLQKQGYVWKDFAVAGGAGAAAMTALKTKVISGDSPSAAQIKGPLIQDWADQGVLVNIDSAAGDWKQNLPPEIDKIIKYKGHTVAAPFSVHRVNWLYINKAALDKVGAKVPTTWPEFFAVADKLKAAGIQPVAMGGQPWQDLTLWEDVVLSQGPAFYKKALVDLDQATLTSPQMLSVFDTVRKIQGYFDTGRNGRDWNLATAMVINGKAGMQFMGDWAKGEFENAGKKAGKDYVCAPVPGTANSYTFNVDSFVFFQQKGEKNATPGQLALAKTIMTPEFQEQFSLLKGSVPVRLGVKMDKFDDCAKKSYADEQTAIKSGGFVPSLAHGMAQGDATAGAITDVVTKFMNSQQDSKSAVAALAKAAKVK from the coding sequence ATGAAAGTTCGCTCGATCATGGGCGCGCTCTGCGCCGCGGGTCTGATGGCTGGCGCCGTGGCGGCGCAGGCAGCCGAGAACGTAACCGTGCTGCACTGGTGGACCTCGGGCGGCGAGTCGAAGGCCGTCGGCGTCCTGAAGGACGACCTGCAGAAGCAGGGCTACGTGTGGAAGGACTTCGCGGTCGCGGGCGGCGCCGGCGCCGCGGCGATGACCGCGCTGAAGACCAAGGTGATCAGCGGCGATTCCCCGTCGGCCGCGCAGATCAAGGGCCCGCTGATCCAGGACTGGGCCGATCAGGGCGTGCTCGTCAACATCGATTCGGCCGCCGGCGACTGGAAGCAGAACCTGCCGCCGGAAATCGACAAGATCATCAAGTACAAGGGCCATACCGTCGCCGCGCCGTTCTCGGTGCACCGCGTCAACTGGCTGTACATCAACAAGGCCGCGCTCGACAAGGTCGGCGCGAAGGTGCCGACCACCTGGCCCGAATTCTTTGCGGTGGCTGACAAGCTGAAGGCCGCGGGCATCCAGCCGGTCGCGATGGGCGGCCAGCCGTGGCAGGACCTGACGCTGTGGGAAGACGTCGTGCTGTCGCAGGGCCCGGCGTTCTACAAGAAGGCGCTGGTCGACCTCGACCAGGCGACGCTGACGTCGCCGCAGATGCTGTCGGTGTTCGACACGGTGCGCAAGATCCAGGGCTACTTCGACACCGGTCGTAACGGCCGCGACTGGAACCTCGCGACCGCGATGGTCATCAACGGCAAGGCCGGCATGCAGTTCATGGGCGACTGGGCGAAGGGCGAGTTCGAGAACGCCGGCAAGAAGGCGGGCAAGGACTACGTCTGCGCACCGGTGCCGGGCACCGCGAATTCGTACACGTTCAACGTCGATTCGTTCGTGTTCTTCCAGCAGAAGGGCGAGAAGAACGCGACGCCGGGCCAGCTCGCGCTCGCGAAGACGATCATGACGCCGGAGTTCCAGGAGCAGTTCAGCCTGCTGAAGGGCTCGGTGCCCGTGCGTCTCGGCGTGAAGATGGACAAGTTCGACGACTGCGCGAAGAAGTCGTATGCCGACGAGCAGACCGCGATCAAGTCGGGCGGCTTCGTGCCGTCGCTCGCGCACGGCATGGCGCAAGGCGACGCGACCGCCGGCGCGATCACCGACGTCGTGACGAAGTTCATGAACTCGCAGCAGGATTCGAAGAGCGCGGTCGCCGCGCTCGCGAAGGCCGCGAAGGTCAAGTAA
- a CDS encoding carbohydrate ABC transporter permease has product MAAPLSGNGSGAAAARRTSPMSAFADRWIPKLVLAPSVAIAVVFIYGFILITGYLSLTRSRLLPNYEFDGFGRYTDLFQNDVWWTSAANLGWFGIPFIAICVGLGLFLAILLDQRIRNEGALRAIFLYPMALSFIVTGTAWQWILNPGLGLEKVMHDWGWTSFSFGWLDDPDKAIFCVVIAAVWQSTGFVMALFLAGLRGVDGEIFKAAQVDGATLPTIYRKIVIPSMRPVFFSVLLILCHITIKTFDLVVALTAGGPGTSSSLPAMFMYTFSFNRGQLGLGAASSVMMLATVVAVLVPLMYMESRSTRNAA; this is encoded by the coding sequence GTGGCTGCCCCTCTTAGCGGAAACGGATCCGGCGCTGCCGCCGCACGGCGTACGTCGCCGATGTCGGCCTTCGCCGATCGCTGGATCCCGAAGCTCGTGCTCGCGCCGAGCGTCGCGATCGCCGTGGTGTTCATCTACGGCTTCATCCTGATTACCGGCTATCTGTCGCTGACCCGCTCGCGGCTGTTGCCCAACTACGAATTCGACGGCTTCGGCCGTTACACGGACCTGTTCCAGAACGACGTGTGGTGGACCTCCGCCGCGAACCTCGGCTGGTTCGGGATTCCGTTCATCGCGATCTGCGTCGGCCTCGGGCTGTTCCTCGCGATCCTGCTCGACCAGCGGATTCGCAACGAAGGCGCGCTGCGCGCGATCTTCCTGTACCCGATGGCGCTGTCGTTCATCGTCACCGGCACCGCGTGGCAATGGATCCTGAACCCGGGCCTCGGCCTCGAGAAGGTGATGCACGACTGGGGCTGGACGAGCTTCTCGTTCGGCTGGCTCGACGATCCGGACAAGGCGATCTTCTGCGTGGTGATCGCGGCCGTGTGGCAGTCGACCGGCTTCGTGATGGCGCTGTTTCTCGCGGGGCTGCGCGGTGTCGACGGCGAGATCTTCAAGGCCGCGCAGGTCGACGGCGCGACGCTGCCGACCATCTACCGCAAGATCGTGATCCCGAGCATGCGCCCGGTGTTCTTCTCGGTGCTGCTGATCCTCTGCCACATCACGATCAAGACCTTCGACCTCGTCGTCGCGCTGACCGCGGGCGGCCCGGGCACGTCGTCGTCGTTGCCGGCCATGTTCATGTACACGTTTTCGTTCAACCGCGGCCAGCTCGGGCTCGGCGCGGCGTCCTCGGTGATGATGCTCGCGACCGTGGTCGCGGTGCTGGTGCCGCTGATGTATATGGAATCGAGGAGCACCCGCAATGCAGCCTAA
- a CDS encoding carbohydrate ABC transporter permease, with protein sequence MQPKMTISRAVIYAALILFALYFLFPIYVMLSTSFKDLDQLRTGNLLTPPTTWTVDPWVKAWSGACTGVRCDGMKPFFLNSLQMVIPAVLISSLIGAFNGYVLTHWRFRGADALFTMMLVGCFIPFQVILLPMARLQGMLGLANTIPGLVFVHVVYGIAFTTMFFRNFYVSVPAELVKAARIDGAGFFTIFTKILLPVSLPIFMVCLIWQFTQIWNDFLFGIVFSGVDSMPITVALNNLVNTSTGVKEYNVDMAGAIIAALPTLLVYIVAGRYFVRGLTAGAVKG encoded by the coding sequence ATGCAGCCTAAGATGACGATCAGCCGGGCAGTGATCTATGCGGCACTGATCCTGTTCGCGCTGTATTTCCTGTTCCCGATCTACGTGATGCTGTCGACGTCGTTCAAGGACCTCGACCAGCTGCGCACCGGCAACCTGCTGACGCCGCCCACCACGTGGACCGTCGATCCGTGGGTGAAGGCCTGGAGCGGCGCCTGTACCGGCGTGCGCTGCGACGGGATGAAGCCGTTCTTCCTGAACTCGCTGCAGATGGTGATTCCGGCCGTGCTGATCTCGTCGCTGATCGGCGCGTTCAACGGCTATGTGCTCACGCACTGGCGCTTTCGCGGCGCGGACGCGCTGTTCACGATGATGCTGGTCGGCTGCTTCATCCCGTTCCAGGTGATCCTGCTGCCGATGGCGCGCCTGCAGGGGATGCTCGGCCTCGCCAACACCATTCCGGGCCTCGTGTTCGTGCACGTCGTGTACGGCATCGCGTTCACGACGATGTTCTTCCGCAACTTCTACGTGAGCGTGCCGGCCGAACTCGTGAAGGCCGCGCGCATCGACGGCGCGGGCTTCTTCACGATCTTCACGAAGATCCTGCTGCCGGTGTCGCTGCCGATCTTCATGGTGTGCCTGATCTGGCAATTCACGCAGATCTGGAACGACTTCCTGTTCGGGATCGTGTTCTCCGGCGTCGACTCGATGCCGATCACGGTCGCGCTGAACAACCTCGTCAACACGTCGACGGGCGTGAAGGAATACAACGTCGACATGGCCGGCGCGATCATCGCCGCGCTGCCGACGCTGCTCGTCTACATCGTCGCCGGCCGCTATTTCGTGCGCGGGCTGACGGCAGGCGCGGTGAAGGGGTAA
- a CDS encoding ABC transporter ATP-binding protein, translated as MASLSIRDVYKTYPNGVPVLKGVDIEIEDGQFLILVGGSGCGKSTLLNMIAGLETVTSGEICIDGKVVNDLSPKDRDIAMVFQSYALYPSMTVRENISFGLNIRKVPKSEQQQIVDRVSAMLQIQHLLDRKPGQLSGGQRQRVAMGRALARDPSLFLFDEPLSNLDAKLRIEMRAEIKLLHQRLGTTIVYVTHDQIEAMTLGDRIAVMKDGVVQQFGAPQDIYDSPSNLFVAGFIGAPPMNFINGKLVEQGGGIALEIDTGLARSALILPFDAAKLKSHVGREVILGLRPERITDARNAHNGEASNLQPIDVRVDVTEPTGPDTHVFAQVNGKRIVSRVHPAANPQPGQTQSLLFDVSKAVLFDPASEERIA; from the coding sequence ATGGCAAGCCTTTCCATCCGTGACGTGTACAAGACCTACCCGAACGGGGTGCCGGTCCTGAAGGGTGTCGACATCGAGATCGAGGACGGACAGTTCCTGATCCTGGTCGGCGGCTCGGGCTGCGGGAAATCGACGCTGCTCAACATGATCGCCGGGCTCGAGACGGTCACGAGCGGCGAGATCTGCATCGACGGCAAGGTCGTCAACGACCTGTCGCCCAAGGATCGCGACATCGCGATGGTGTTCCAGTCGTACGCGCTGTATCCGTCGATGACGGTGCGCGAGAACATCTCGTTCGGGCTGAACATCCGGAAGGTGCCGAAGAGCGAGCAGCAGCAGATCGTCGACCGCGTGTCGGCGATGCTGCAGATCCAGCACCTGCTCGACCGCAAGCCGGGCCAACTGTCGGGCGGCCAGCGGCAGCGCGTCGCGATGGGCCGCGCGCTCGCACGCGATCCGTCGCTGTTCCTGTTCGACGAACCGCTGTCGAACCTCGACGCGAAGCTGCGCATCGAGATGCGCGCGGAAATCAAGCTGCTGCACCAGCGTCTCGGCACGACGATCGTCTACGTGACGCATGACCAGATCGAGGCGATGACGCTCGGCGACCGGATCGCGGTGATGAAGGACGGCGTGGTCCAGCAGTTCGGCGCGCCGCAGGACATCTACGATTCGCCGTCGAACCTGTTCGTCGCGGGCTTCATCGGCGCGCCGCCGATGAACTTCATCAACGGCAAGCTGGTCGAGCAGGGCGGCGGAATCGCGCTCGAGATCGACACGGGCCTCGCGCGCAGCGCGCTGATCCTGCCGTTCGACGCGGCGAAGCTGAAGTCGCACGTCGGCCGCGAGGTGATCCTGGGCCTGCGTCCGGAGCGCATCACCGACGCGCGCAACGCGCACAACGGCGAGGCGTCGAACCTGCAGCCGATCGACGTGCGCGTCGACGTGACCGAGCCGACCGGGCCGGACACGCACGTGTTCGCGCAGGTGAACGGCAAGCGGATCGTGAGCCGCGTGCATCCGGCCGCGAACCCGCAGCCGGGGCAGACGCAGTCGCTGCTGTTCGACGTGTCGAAGGCCGTGCTGTTCGATCCGGCGTCGGAAGAGCGGATCGCGTGA